Proteins found in one Magnolia sinica isolate HGM2019 chromosome 5, MsV1, whole genome shotgun sequence genomic segment:
- the LOC131247025 gene encoding uncharacterized protein LOC131247025, which translates to MPPPRIEKEIRGFLGRIQYISRFIAQLTPICEPIFKLLRKNLPKEWNDDCQTAFDKIKKYLLNPPMLMPPALAEYEACIAGLREAIILNVKKLRVFGDSQLIMNQTNGDWKTKDEMLIPYHVYLENLTEEFEEITFSYMPRTKNQFADSLATLASMLEIPEGVAKWELTVELQEEPAFCLQIDKAETSSNDQSWYTNIKGYLEHQKYPKGSTSTNRLTIQWLAAQFTITGGILYKQSFNLVLLCCVDET; encoded by the exons ATGCCACCGCCCCGTATTGAAAAAGAAATTCGGGGTTTCCTCGGAAGGATCCAGTATATTAGCCGATTCATTGCACAGCTCACACCaatctgtgagcccatattcaagcttctaCGGAAGAATTtgccaaaggaatggaatgacgaCTGTCAAACGGCCTTTGATAAAATTAAGAAGTACCTGCTAAATCCTCCAATGCTCATGCCACCTGCCCTAG ctgaatatgaagcatgtattgctGGTCTgagagaagccatcatcctcaacgTGAAGAAGTTGCGAGTCTTCGGAGATTCACAGCTCATCATGAATCAGACAAATGGCGACTGGAAGACCAAGGATGAAATGTTGATCCCCTATCACGTCTATCTGGAGAATCTAACCGAGGAATTCGAAgagatcacattctcttacatgccccgaACCAAGAACCAGTTTGCGGACTCTCTGGCTACCCTTGCCTCAATGCTGGAGATCCCAGAAGGAGTTGCTAAATGGGAGCTCACTGTCGAACTCCAAGAGGAACCCGCATTTTGCTTGCAGATAGACAAAGCTGAAACCTCCTCGAATGATCAGTCATGGTACACAAACATCAAAGGATATCTCGAGCATCAGAAGTACCCGAAAGGATCGACATCAACTAATCGTCTCACTATCCAATGGCTAGCAGCCCAGTTCACGATCACCGGGGGCATCCTCTACAAGCAATCCTTTAACCTAGTCCTTCTTTGCTGCGTGGATGAAACATAA